A window of Macrotis lagotis isolate mMagLag1 chromosome X, bilby.v1.9.chrom.fasta, whole genome shotgun sequence contains these coding sequences:
- the LOC141499421 gene encoding secreted Ly-6/uPAR-related protein 1-like produces the protein MDSLWVFLLVTAACVAQGNTLKCFTCKEPTDIYECRNISICNHGETSCTTKLENVESEYPFFHNAIVTRSCSHNCVATDPDTIGLAHPVSCCYRDLCNTDNALGDGTRPRVLLGLPVLTSFLYLIYSL, from the exons ATGGATTCCCTCTGGGTTTTCTTGCTGGTGACTGCTGCCTGTGTGGCACAGG GCAACACTTTGAAATGCTTCACCTGCAAAGAGCCAACTGACATCTATGAATGTAGAAACATCAGTATCTGCAACCACGGGGAGACCTCCTGCACGACCAAGTTGGAGAATGTGGAGTCAG aatatccattttttcataATGCTATAGTGACCCGTTCCTGCTCTCACAACTGCGTGGCTACAGACCCCGACACCATTGGTCTTGCCCATCCTGTTTCTTGCTGCTACAGAGACCTCTGCAACACAGATAATGCCTTGGGAGATGGGACCAGGCCCAGGGTCCTGCTGGGACTGCCAGTTCTCACCAGTTTCCTCTACCTGATATATTCACTCTAG